One genomic window of Halolamina sediminis includes the following:
- a CDS encoding aldo/keto reductase, with product MSLDLPDIGLGTSGTKGHECADAVATALDAGYRFVDTAQMYDNEPAVGAGIRLSEVDREDVLLASKILPDNLGYEDAKRTSRESLERLSVDELDLLYVHWPTGAYDPEESLRALQELQDEGVTRNVAVSNFTPELLDEAREILDSDIAAHQVECHPLLPQDELREYAAEHDHTLVGYCPLGQGEIFDTPELQTVADRHDTTPAAVCIAWAVEKEALVPIPKSATPEHIRANYEAASLDLTEEDMATIDGIEAEERLIDPDGAAWNQ from the coding sequence ATGAGTCTCGACCTTCCCGACATCGGCCTCGGCACCTCCGGCACGAAGGGCCACGAGTGCGCCGACGCGGTCGCCACGGCGCTCGACGCCGGCTACCGCTTCGTCGACACCGCACAGATGTACGACAACGAGCCCGCGGTCGGTGCGGGGATTCGCCTCTCCGAGGTCGACCGCGAGGACGTGCTCCTCGCGAGCAAGATCCTCCCGGACAACCTCGGCTACGAGGACGCCAAACGCACGAGCCGGGAGAGCCTGGAACGGCTGAGCGTCGACGAACTCGACCTGCTGTACGTCCACTGGCCGACAGGCGCGTACGACCCCGAAGAGAGCCTCCGCGCGCTGCAGGAACTCCAGGACGAGGGTGTGACCCGCAACGTCGCGGTGTCGAACTTCACGCCCGAACTGCTTGACGAGGCCCGCGAGATCCTCGACAGCGATATCGCCGCTCATCAGGTCGAGTGCCACCCGCTGCTCCCGCAGGACGAGCTCCGGGAGTACGCCGCCGAGCACGACCACACTCTCGTCGGGTACTGTCCGCTCGGACAGGGGGAGATCTTCGATACGCCCGAACTGCAGACGGTCGCCGACCGTCACGACACCACACCCGCGGCAGTCTGTATCGCGTGGGCGGTCGAGAAGGAGGCGCTGGTGCCGATCCCGAAGTCCGCGACGCCGGAGCACATCCGCGCGAACTACGAGGCCGCGAGCCTCGACCTGACAGAGGAGGATATGGCGACGATCGACGGGATCGAGGCGGAGGAGCGACTGATCGACCCCGACGGCGCGGCGTGGAACCAGTAG
- a CDS encoding cytidine deaminase — protein MDTAPLTDADESLHDRAVRVNREAFDPEFFDGGHVVAAAVRTADGSVYDGVSLPTSVGRVSACAEQGAVSAAIGDGHAHDEIDACVAVSHPLPSHDAEDHRVVPPCGACRELLVDYNPEMRVVVPVDGENRIARATDLLPVRTW, from the coding sequence ATGGACACGGCCCCACTCACCGACGCCGACGAGTCCCTCCACGACAGAGCCGTCCGGGTGAATCGCGAGGCGTTCGACCCCGAGTTCTTCGACGGCGGCCACGTCGTCGCCGCGGCGGTGCGCACCGCCGACGGATCGGTGTACGACGGCGTCAGCCTCCCGACTAGCGTCGGCCGCGTCTCCGCCTGCGCCGAGCAGGGGGCGGTGAGCGCGGCGATCGGCGACGGCCACGCACACGACGAGATCGACGCCTGCGTCGCCGTCTCCCACCCGCTTCCGAGCCACGACGCGGAGGACCACCGCGTCGTCCCGCCCTGCGGCGCCTGTCGGGAGCTCCTCGTGGACTACAACCCCGAGATGCGGGTGGTCGTCCCCGTCGACGGGGAGAACCGAATCGCTCGTGCGACCGATCTCCTCCCAGTCAGGACGTGGTAA
- a CDS encoding IS5 family transposase, which produces MSKISRFTRKTVTLAKNAVGGRGEVAAPEGGGGFADYAVVSLHCLRIYLAKPYREALDLLSEMPHILAEIGLEEGDLPHHSTLVKAFDRLEMKIWRVLLRLSSQLHDTADHAAMDATFFDRETASKHYCRRTNYRVQTLKATALVDTKTQAVLDVHCTTEKRHDTQIGWQLARRNAGEIASLAADKGYDWQQLRKKLREEGVRPLIKHREFRPIDCAHNARIDGSLYGQRALSETVFSTIKRTLGHAVRARAWYREFREIVLMCAVHNIKRSVKQ; this is translated from the coding sequence ATGTCGAAAATCTCCCGCTTCACTCGCAAAACTGTGACGTTAGCTAAAAATGCTGTTGGTGGCCGAGGCGAAGTCGCCGCCCCCGAAGGGGGTGGCGGCTTCGCCGACTACGCCGTCGTTTCGCTTCACTGTCTCCGGATTTACTTGGCGAAACCGTATCGTGAAGCGCTTGATCTCTTGAGCGAGATGCCGCATATTTTGGCCGAGATCGGCCTCGAAGAGGGCGATCTCCCGCATCACTCCACGCTTGTGAAGGCGTTTGATAGGTTAGAGATGAAGATCTGGCGGGTGCTCCTGCGCCTTTCGTCGCAGCTGCACGACACCGCCGATCACGCCGCAATGGACGCGACGTTTTTCGACCGCGAAACTGCCAGCAAGCACTACTGTCGCCGGACGAATTACCGCGTTCAAACGCTCAAAGCGACTGCGCTCGTTGATACGAAAACGCAAGCTGTGCTCGACGTTCACTGTACGACTGAGAAGCGCCACGACACGCAGATCGGCTGGCAACTCGCCCGCCGCAACGCGGGCGAGATTGCCAGCCTCGCCGCTGACAAAGGCTACGATTGGCAGCAATTGCGCAAGAAATTGCGCGAAGAGGGCGTGAGACCGCTGATCAAGCACCGCGAGTTCCGACCCATCGATTGCGCGCATAACGCGCGCATCGATGGGTCTCTATACGGCCAAAGAGCACTGTCTGAGACCGTCTTCTCGACGATTAAGCGCACGCTCGGCCACGCGGTGCGTGCCCGAGCGTGGTACCGCGAATTTCGTGAGATCGTCCTGATGTGTGCGGTCCACAACATCAAGCGATCCGTGAAACAGTGA
- a CDS encoding PD-(D/E)XK nuclease family protein, with translation MDVIEYSLGSQQKAEVYINRLFAYFLDPDQPHGMEEEFLRAFLNGLPDTCGFDEDLHDLSDVVVDDQVRLTEQVDGDPVSSGFVDLVVQVPNEWFLLVELKFSAEDTQTEFYRQDVTHIDDVPKDDYESGAYYLYLHQADRPDANDSEFSNWTWTKFVDSVLTDFIVATAPRYPQRTVVQLYEFADDIRSIAGMSDPTDNVAEKVELYLDHYETITDVTETFEDQWETFAHNWPTRLANRLASNGSGAILSDTDYHVQFECPTDGVGNWWFRSTSSDWGMLFKHGWWRHTDDLTDIRHERPDDRNDARIGFHHRLENDRDQALRDNTLTLYFRNMGANDQSFIDAVYEKFNAQADAIDTVLPATANRTGNKRNMIAATYDITPDDHDDFFTAYIAALEDAFRDLVVENPELLSILDGIYADAVDDVYDTDITPPR, from the coding sequence ATGGACGTGATCGAATACTCCCTGGGGTCACAGCAGAAAGCCGAGGTGTATATCAACCGGTTGTTCGCGTACTTCCTTGATCCGGACCAACCGCACGGAATGGAGGAGGAATTTCTCCGCGCGTTCCTCAATGGCTTGCCCGACACGTGTGGGTTCGATGAGGATCTCCATGATCTCTCGGATGTCGTCGTTGACGACCAAGTACGGCTCACGGAGCAAGTTGACGGAGACCCAGTGTCGTCAGGCTTTGTCGACTTGGTCGTCCAGGTTCCGAACGAGTGGTTCCTTCTGGTCGAACTCAAATTCTCTGCGGAGGACACGCAGACGGAGTTCTATCGCCAGGACGTCACGCACATCGACGATGTTCCGAAGGACGACTACGAGTCTGGCGCGTACTACCTCTATCTGCATCAAGCCGACCGCCCGGACGCGAACGACTCGGAATTCAGCAACTGGACGTGGACGAAGTTCGTCGACTCCGTCCTGACCGACTTCATCGTCGCCACCGCACCACGGTACCCGCAGCGAACGGTCGTACAGCTCTACGAATTCGCCGACGACATCCGATCCATCGCAGGCATGTCCGACCCAACAGACAACGTTGCCGAGAAAGTCGAACTGTACCTCGACCACTACGAGACCATCACCGACGTGACCGAGACGTTCGAAGACCAGTGGGAGACGTTCGCGCATAACTGGCCAACCCGACTTGCGAATCGCCTTGCATCGAACGGCTCAGGGGCAATCCTCTCGGACACAGACTACCACGTCCAGTTCGAGTGCCCGACCGACGGCGTCGGGAACTGGTGGTTCCGATCAACCAGTTCCGACTGGGGGATGCTGTTCAAGCACGGGTGGTGGCGACACACCGATGACCTCACCGACATTCGCCACGAGCGCCCCGACGACCGCAACGACGCCAGAATCGGATTCCACCACCGACTCGAAAACGACCGCGACCAAGCCCTTCGAGACAACACGCTCACCCTCTACTTCCGAAACATGGGCGCCAACGACCAATCCTTCATCGACGCGGTGTACGAGAAGTTCAATGCACAGGCCGATGCTATCGACACCGTTCTCCCGGCGACTGCCAATCGCACCGGGAATAAACGGAACATGATCGCTGCGACGTACGACATCACCCCTGACGACCACGATGACTTCTTCACAGCCTACATCGCTGCACTCGAAGACGCGTTCCGTGACTTAGTCGTCGAAAACCCGGAACTACTCTCGATCCTCGACGGCATTTACGCCGATGCTGTCGACGACGTCTACGACACCGACATCACCCCACCCAGATAA
- a CDS encoding DNA helicase UvrD: MTPLNCFDRPRFDYVSLSTADRRFDGTLVTTPFGADNVERTAREEYRTLLDEHDSEDVLVVTGAPTSTDTFQGALGAELPGAATPYVTSLVVHATDVLNQTDDRVILSDALRRELLHRFLEDYEWETEYLQRASAQPSFIEDVDAVMGTISWQMTTPDETPELRDITAALDAFHEWLAEHDHMERGQLISDALDVLSGDAREDVVDFEAVLAVEFEEFFLLDRAYLDALAGDGDLVCIAEENASVRRTWVEPGPVTEYVSFSESRRGVSVTPSSRPAATAAYFAEATVPEDPESGSVSVLATAASDEQLAEVANEIEELVGQRDWGYDDVAVATKQSGGTVTDAIEALERAGVPAESTTVTGFGDDPAIRELLAVVRYLAADEEDEAVVSDRGPELDPERVARAGERDSLEDAVRWWATDSGLKARIAERASPLDARAQFGNVRRAFRMAAFLEDTEFVDASWASYREMLERAHEYAPQQNQTSATDFDGGVRIDHLQAIKNESFRAVFLVNLVDSEYPGDAFLTRLFPTERVASMPDYPGVTDLEAADVDATFPTTSTASSRPFARYHTEHARRRLAIGAGAATERLYCCLYEYEDTALEERAQASRFLTAAYDDVPWVTDADDPAITSEQAAEEYLLSRVDDALAEVRRANSQDVTVSLDEVEGELGEIQALLDASGERGDALRKALRARVELANGEVRR, translated from the coding sequence ATGACACCTCTCAACTGTTTTGACCGTCCGAGGTTCGATTACGTGTCTCTATCTACTGCTGATCGGCGATTCGACGGGACCTTAGTCACGACACCGTTCGGCGCGGATAACGTCGAACGGACAGCGCGGGAGGAATACCGAACGCTCCTCGACGAACACGATTCTGAGGATGTGCTCGTCGTCACGGGTGCGCCGACGAGTACCGACACGTTCCAGGGGGCGTTAGGTGCGGAGCTTCCGGGCGCGGCGACACCGTACGTAACGTCGCTTGTGGTGCATGCGACGGATGTCCTCAATCAGACCGATGACCGCGTCATCCTTTCTGACGCGCTGCGACGTGAACTCCTCCACCGGTTCCTGGAAGATTACGAGTGGGAAACGGAGTACCTCCAGCGGGCGTCTGCGCAGCCGTCGTTCATCGAGGACGTGGATGCGGTGATGGGTACGATCTCTTGGCAAATGACCACGCCAGACGAGACACCGGAGCTCCGAGACATCACGGCTGCGCTTGACGCGTTCCACGAGTGGCTCGCCGAGCACGACCACATGGAGCGCGGGCAACTGATTTCCGACGCACTTGATGTCCTCTCTGGGGATGCACGCGAGGATGTCGTGGATTTCGAGGCGGTGCTGGCAGTCGAGTTCGAGGAGTTCTTTCTCCTCGACCGCGCATACCTCGACGCGCTCGCCGGGGACGGTGACCTGGTCTGTATCGCGGAAGAGAACGCGAGTGTGCGACGGACGTGGGTCGAGCCGGGGCCGGTGACGGAGTACGTGTCGTTCAGTGAGTCCCGGCGCGGGGTGTCGGTGACGCCGTCGTCGCGGCCAGCGGCCACGGCAGCCTACTTCGCTGAAGCAACAGTACCGGAAGACCCGGAATCAGGGTCGGTGTCCGTCCTTGCGACGGCTGCCAGTGACGAGCAACTCGCCGAGGTAGCGAACGAGATCGAGGAGCTTGTCGGGCAGCGGGACTGGGGGTACGACGACGTCGCCGTGGCCACGAAGCAAAGTGGGGGGACGGTGACGGACGCGATCGAGGCGCTTGAACGCGCAGGAGTGCCAGCGGAATCGACGACTGTGACGGGGTTCGGTGACGACCCGGCGATCCGGGAGCTCCTTGCTGTCGTTCGATATCTCGCAGCCGACGAGGAGGATGAGGCTGTAGTGTCGGATCGCGGGCCGGAGCTTGATCCGGAGCGTGTTGCCCGTGCTGGCGAGAGGGACAGCTTGGAGGATGCGGTTCGGTGGTGGGCGACGGATTCGGGGTTGAAGGCTCGGATCGCAGAGCGTGCGTCGCCGTTAGATGCTCGTGCACAGTTTGGGAATGTGCGGCGGGCGTTCCGCATGGCGGCGTTCCTTGAAGATACTGAGTTCGTGGACGCGTCGTGGGCGTCGTACCGGGAGATGCTGGAACGCGCTCACGAGTACGCGCCTCAGCAGAACCAGACGAGCGCGACGGATTTCGACGGCGGTGTCCGGATCGATCACTTGCAAGCGATCAAGAACGAGTCGTTCCGCGCGGTGTTTCTCGTGAATCTCGTGGACAGTGAGTACCCGGGCGACGCGTTCCTGACGCGGTTGTTCCCCACAGAGCGGGTCGCGTCGATGCCGGACTACCCCGGTGTGACGGACCTTGAGGCAGCGGATGTGGATGCGACGTTCCCGACGACGTCCACAGCTTCGAGCCGGCCGTTCGCACGGTATCACACGGAGCACGCGCGGCGTCGCCTCGCAATCGGGGCTGGTGCGGCGACAGAGCGACTGTACTGTTGCCTGTACGAGTATGAGGACACGGCGCTCGAAGAGCGTGCGCAGGCGTCGCGGTTCCTCACGGCCGCATACGACGACGTGCCGTGGGTGACAGACGCCGATGATCCGGCGATTACGAGCGAGCAAGCAGCGGAGGAGTATCTACTGTCACGGGTCGATGACGCACTGGCAGAGGTGCGGCGCGCGAACAGTCAGGACGTGACGGTGTCGCTTGACGAGGTGGAGGGAGAGCTCGGAGAGATCCAAGCGTTGCTGGATGCGAGTGGGGAGCGGGGTGACGCGCTTCGAAAGGCGTTGCGTGCGCGTGTTGAACTGGCGAACGGGGAGGTGCGGCGATGA
- a CDS encoding RecB family exonuclease: MSGRALSPSRLATYAACPRQYEYGYVQDVNTPDRTELYLNQGSMYHEVIEDVCEATSPEDAAETIHARAMETFTAKWDEHTVREDYESTAHREYQRRENRAAIEAFFAPDGGDGIEHARRSVATECWVECERDGRALHGKADNVIRTDDGLHVFDYKRNTRGVISSGTAEYLADHRDGDAHEPKRVRNAFQTATYVEGVKNEPFYEEGMEVRFSFYGLLNSTSFESTSTGYEVSARGYPRETTGIYEEHYDTIWALIREAHDGITGEAFEPAPFDLINEEACPDCDYREMCADRLSTEVQR; this comes from the coding sequence ATGAGCGGGCGAGCCTTGTCCCCGTCGCGGTTGGCGACGTACGCGGCGTGCCCGCGGCAGTACGAGTACGGGTACGTCCAGGACGTGAACACGCCGGACCGGACAGAACTGTACTTGAACCAAGGATCGATGTACCACGAAGTGATTGAGGACGTCTGCGAGGCGACATCGCCTGAAGATGCAGCAGAGACGATTCATGCGCGGGCGATGGAGACGTTCACGGCGAAGTGGGACGAGCACACGGTCCGGGAAGATTACGAGTCCACCGCGCATAGGGAGTACCAGCGCCGGGAGAACCGAGCAGCAATCGAGGCGTTCTTCGCACCGGACGGTGGTGACGGGATCGAACACGCACGTCGATCCGTTGCGACTGAGTGCTGGGTCGAGTGTGAGCGCGACGGGCGGGCACTGCACGGGAAAGCTGACAACGTCATCCGAACCGACGACGGGCTCCACGTGTTCGACTACAAACGGAATACGCGGGGCGTCATCTCCTCTGGGACCGCCGAGTACCTCGCCGATCACCGCGACGGCGACGCGCACGAGCCGAAACGCGTGCGGAACGCGTTCCAGACGGCGACGTACGTCGAGGGCGTGAAGAACGAACCGTTCTACGAGGAGGGGATGGAGGTCCGGTTCAGTTTCTACGGCCTGCTCAACAGCACGTCGTTCGAAAGCACTTCCACTGGGTACGAGGTGTCTGCCCGCGGGTATCCGCGGGAAACCACGGGAATCTACGAAGAGCACTACGACACGATTTGGGCACTCATCCGCGAGGCTCACGACGGGATTACTGGCGAGGCGTTCGAGCCTGCCCCGTTCGACCTGATCAACGAGGAAGCATGCCCGGACTGCGACTACCGAGAGATGTGCGCTGACCGCCTGTCCACGGAGGTGCAGCGATGA
- a CDS encoding ATP-dependent helicase → MSGDTEYPSWYPEPKEDVSPEPQQQAIIDADAYPMRVLAGAGTGKTFTMVRKIEHLIDEEGVSPDRILALTFTNNAADSMREKLNAKLGAAGYDIDAYTYHSICNEILTDYAYEAGIDPDFEVATDAEKYAIVLDVLDDIEYRAVKPNVYGGDGYASGAASKLLNFIGSMKRSGITPEDIDAFLGPADRVHDLADLPERVKSIASDHLNGRSVSSVLDSLPDARADLVAERDALGTDGIEASVRDFLDRLVKLCDALEAAFEAHQSGDRELPDNAYKLPKYLLGGYASGAPTGIPGDLNLELTDHLDSFVSDCLTARDLTAGYAAYERELDERNLIDFDGLVVETAALMDSPVGEEIADRWDYVFCDEFQDTDRLQFDLVTSLVTDDNLFVVGDDDQAIYEWRGAHVANITDELDRAFDALSDEPLEENFRSRQPILDLANEAIQKLDHRERHKTLKRVDEPAYDGDTVATVELPEEDDADGASQLRTVVQNLLSGAADNLDQAYDPGDIALLVRKNDHATPVIEEFEDAGIPYQVAGDLATESVGVGTVTAYLKALARLDDEVSWNRVLLMRYRLCDADLRSLNAGDEPLVDTLRETPLDEFEEPDRVAEAREHVTELLELRNSASLSHLYRELSDITNIEWYLTEQERRDLAQLEDVIEQYGDSTVQPPLTPEFIDSLEHYDSLFDESGSSPTSQPDVADDAVNVTTIHKSKGLDFPVVLIPQITADEWAPSSRTYDAFETSLSDGPETAFADDFVERDARETRRVFHVGITRAEDVLVLQGGSDDDDDAADVHPISEAVDEVLPPRIPWQPARGQLPLWTDVQECLPDDAGDWTDTLASETVGHIGGSINHEGEELAVEQARDRVVDLATATLNGDLSPSTELETLQVSSLTGPSAPSPSLSHSYTSLAAYEECPRSHYLDYVVNAFPDHREATSDAGSGVSQREIGVLFHDTAEQAGKQGVDQQEGWDEICERLASQRRAEDALPAAKQCIDRYFELDLPDYDIIDAEREFELDIDGHELVGYIDAVYRTPDDELLVIDYKATERHRDLEDDKQLPIYLLACRDLYDEPVRRAGYAYVGDIGPKVETRTFNADELEAVRDDVTASMNEIREFSFDQYTDGEHCRWCHHNQLDCAPDSFRVAPWFEE, encoded by the coding sequence ATGAGCGGCGACACCGAGTACCCGTCGTGGTACCCGGAACCGAAGGAAGACGTCTCCCCGGAACCCCAACAGCAGGCGATCATCGACGCCGATGCGTATCCGATGCGCGTACTGGCTGGCGCAGGGACGGGGAAGACGTTCACGATGGTGCGGAAAATCGAGCACCTCATCGACGAGGAAGGCGTCTCTCCGGATCGGATTCTTGCGTTGACGTTCACGAACAACGCGGCGGACTCGATGCGAGAGAAACTCAACGCGAAACTCGGCGCGGCCGGGTACGACATCGACGCGTACACGTACCACTCCATCTGTAACGAGATCCTCACCGACTACGCGTACGAAGCCGGTATCGACCCGGACTTCGAGGTCGCCACCGACGCCGAGAAGTACGCCATCGTGCTGGATGTGCTGGACGACATCGAGTACCGGGCTGTGAAACCCAACGTGTACGGCGGTGACGGGTACGCGTCCGGCGCGGCGTCGAAGCTGCTGAACTTCATCGGGTCGATGAAACGCAGCGGCATCACGCCCGAGGACATCGATGCGTTCCTCGGGCCTGCTGACCGCGTGCACGACCTCGCCGACCTCCCGGAGCGTGTCAAGTCGATTGCCAGCGACCATCTAAATGGCCGGTCCGTGTCCAGCGTGCTGGATTCGCTCCCAGACGCGCGTGCCGACCTCGTCGCCGAACGCGACGCGCTCGGGACGGACGGTATTGAGGCCAGTGTACGCGACTTCCTCGACCGGCTCGTCAAGCTTTGCGACGCACTCGAAGCGGCATTCGAAGCACACCAGTCCGGTGATCGGGAACTGCCGGACAACGCGTACAAACTCCCGAAGTACTTGCTCGGCGGGTACGCAAGTGGTGCGCCGACAGGTATCCCAGGTGATCTCAACCTCGAACTCACCGATCATCTCGACTCGTTCGTCTCGGACTGCCTCACCGCGCGTGACCTGACGGCTGGATACGCGGCGTACGAGCGTGAACTCGATGAGCGGAACCTGATAGACTTCGATGGCCTCGTCGTTGAGACGGCCGCACTGATGGATTCGCCGGTCGGCGAGGAGATCGCTGACCGGTGGGATTACGTGTTCTGTGACGAGTTCCAGGACACAGATCGGCTGCAGTTCGACCTCGTCACGTCGCTAGTCACCGACGACAACCTGTTCGTCGTTGGTGACGATGACCAGGCGATCTACGAGTGGCGCGGCGCGCACGTCGCCAACATCACCGACGAACTCGACCGGGCCTTCGACGCGCTGTCCGACGAACCCTTAGAGGAGAACTTCCGCTCCCGACAGCCGATCCTCGACCTGGCGAACGAAGCAATACAGAAACTCGACCACCGCGAACGCCACAAGACACTGAAACGCGTCGATGAACCTGCGTACGACGGGGACACCGTTGCTACCGTGGAACTGCCGGAGGAAGACGACGCGGATGGTGCGTCTCAACTTCGCACTGTCGTGCAGAACCTGTTGAGCGGTGCAGCAGACAACCTTGACCAGGCGTACGATCCGGGCGATATCGCGTTACTCGTTCGGAAGAACGACCACGCGACGCCGGTCATTGAGGAATTCGAGGATGCCGGAATCCCGTATCAGGTTGCTGGTGATCTGGCCACGGAATCAGTTGGGGTCGGAACCGTCACCGCTTACCTGAAGGCGCTCGCACGACTCGACGACGAAGTCAGTTGGAACCGCGTCCTCTTGATGCGGTACCGACTGTGCGACGCCGATCTCCGCAGCCTCAACGCGGGCGACGAGCCACTCGTGGATACACTGCGGGAGACGCCGCTCGACGAGTTTGAAGAACCTGACCGTGTCGCCGAGGCCCGCGAACACGTGACGGAACTCCTCGAACTTCGGAACTCGGCATCACTCAGCCACTTGTACCGCGAACTTTCGGACATCACGAACATTGAGTGGTACCTGACCGAGCAGGAACGCCGTGACCTCGCCCAGCTGGAGGACGTCATCGAACAGTACGGGGACAGTACGGTCCAACCGCCGCTCACCCCGGAGTTCATCGACTCGCTCGAACACTACGACTCACTGTTCGACGAGAGCGGCTCCTCCCCGACGAGCCAGCCGGATGTCGCCGACGACGCGGTCAACGTCACGACCATCCACAAGAGCAAGGGCCTGGATTTCCCGGTCGTCCTCATCCCGCAGATCACGGCCGACGAGTGGGCACCGAGTTCACGCACCTACGACGCGTTCGAAACGAGCCTGTCCGACGGGCCGGAGACGGCGTTCGCCGACGACTTCGTCGAGCGTGACGCGCGTGAAACCCGGCGCGTGTTCCACGTCGGAATCACTCGCGCGGAAGATGTCCTCGTCCTCCAGGGCGGTTCCGATGACGACGACGATGCTGCGGACGTGCACCCGATTTCAGAGGCCGTCGATGAGGTTCTGCCACCTCGGATCCCGTGGCAGCCAGCGCGCGGGCAGCTCCCGCTCTGGACTGATGTGCAGGAGTGTCTCCCGGATGACGCCGGAGACTGGACTGATACGCTGGCGAGTGAGACTGTCGGGCACATTGGCGGGAGCATCAATCACGAGGGGGAAGAACTCGCGGTTGAGCAGGCACGCGACCGCGTGGTCGATCTCGCAACAGCCACCCTGAACGGCGACCTCTCTCCGAGTACCGAGTTGGAGACACTTCAGGTTTCGTCGTTGACCGGACCGTCGGCACCGTCGCCGTCGCTCTCACACAGCTACACGTCACTGGCAGCCTACGAAGAATGCCCGCGCAGTCACTATCTGGACTACGTGGTCAACGCGTTCCCCGATCACCGGGAGGCCACGAGTGATGCGGGAAGCGGGGTGTCTCAACGTGAGATCGGCGTGCTGTTCCACGACACTGCAGAACAAGCTGGGAAGCAGGGCGTGGACCAGCAGGAGGGGTGGGACGAGATTTGCGAGCGGCTCGCCAGTCAGCGCCGAGCTGAAGACGCGCTCCCGGCGGCGAAACAGTGTATCGACCGGTACTTCGAGTTAGACCTCCCTGATTACGATATCATCGACGCAGAGCGAGAGTTCGAACTCGACATCGACGGGCACGAACTCGTCGGGTACATCGACGCCGTGTATCGAACGCCGGACGACGAGCTTCTCGTCATCGACTACAAGGCGACCGAACGGCACCGCGACTTGGAGGACGATAAGCAACTCCCGATCTACCTGTTAGCGTGCCGTGACCTGTACGACGAGCCCGTTCGACGGGCGGGGTACGCCTACGTCGGCGATATCGGACCGAAGGTTGAGACGCGAACGTTCAACGCCGACGAGCTAGAAGCGGTTAGGGACGACGTGACGGCGTCGATGAACGAGATCAGAGAGTTTTCGTTCGATCAGTATACCGACGGCGAGCATTGTCGGTGGTGCCATCATAACCAACTCGACTGCGCACCGGATTCGTTCAGGGTTGCTCCTTGGTTCGAGGAGTAA